The following proteins are encoded in a genomic region of Herminiimonas arsenicoxydans:
- the def2 gene encoding Peptide deformylase (PDF) (Polypeptide deformylase) (Evidence 2a : Function of homologous gene experimentally demonstrated in an other organism; PubMedId : 11976499; Product type e : enzyme): MTVREILKMGDPRLLRVAEPVKEFNTPELNALIADMFDTMHAAHGAGLAAPQIGVNLRLVIYGFKQNTRYPDAPPVPETVLINPKLRPLSSEREEGWEGCLSVPGLRGVVPRFSSLHYEGFDQFGKAISRDADGFHARVVQHECDHLDGILYPMRIEDFSQFGYVDVLFPEMDPNEDD, translated from the coding sequence ATGACGGTAAGAGAAATCCTGAAGATGGGCGATCCGCGTTTGCTGCGGGTAGCTGAACCGGTGAAGGAATTCAATACGCCGGAACTCAATGCGCTGATTGCCGACATGTTCGATACCATGCATGCAGCGCATGGCGCAGGCCTGGCTGCGCCCCAGATCGGTGTGAATCTGCGTCTCGTGATTTACGGCTTCAAGCAAAACACGCGCTATCCCGACGCACCGCCGGTGCCCGAAACGGTATTGATCAATCCGAAGTTGCGACCGCTTTCTTCCGAGCGGGAAGAGGGGTGGGAAGGGTGCCTGTCCGTGCCCGGTTTGCGCGGCGTGGTGCCGCGTTTCAGTTCCCTGCACTATGAAGGTTTCGATCAGTTCGGCAAGGCAATCAGTCGCGATGCAGACGGTTTCCATGCACGCGTGGTGCAGCATGAATGCGATCATCTGGATGGCATCCTGTATCCGATGCGCATCGAGGATTTCAGCCAGTTCGGCTACGTCGATGTACTGTTCCCTGAAATGGATCCGAACGAGGACGACTGA